The Patagioenas fasciata isolate bPatFas1 chromosome 3, bPatFas1.hap1, whole genome shotgun sequence genome contains a region encoding:
- the LOC139827671 gene encoding uncharacterized protein, with product MISYTVFLSQLEVALNSLAAECRPQFAFTWRGIQYTWNRLPQGWKHSPTICHGLIQTTLEQGEAPEHLQYIDDIIVWGDTAKEVFEKGERIIHILLDAGFAIKRSKVKGPAREIQFLGIKWQDGRRQIPMDVINKIAAMSPPTNKKETQTFLGVVGFWRMHIPDYSHIVSPLYRVTRKKNRFEWGPEQRQAFEQIKREITHAVALGPVRTGLDVKNVLYTAAGDNGLTWSLWQKAPGETRGRPLGFWSRGYKGSEANYTPTEKEILAAYEGVRAASEVIGTEAQLLLAPRLPVLNWMFKGTVPSPHHATEVTWSKWIALITQRARIGSPNRPGILEVITDWPESKDFGMSPDEEEVKRAEEAPPYNTLSETDKQYALFTDGSCRLVGKHRRWKAAVWSPTRQVTEATEGQGESSQFAEVKAIQLALDIAEREKWPILYLYTDSWMVANALWGWLQQWKKSNWQRRGKPIWAATLWQDIAARLESLPVKVRHVDAHVPKSRATEEHLNNQQADQAAKIKVAEVDLDWQHKGELFLARWAHDASGHQGRDATYKWARDRGVDLTMDTISQVIHECETCAEIKQAKRLKPAWYGGRWLKYKYGEAWQIDYITLPQTRQVSFRSRQW from the exons ATGATTTCATACACTGTGTTCCTGAGTCAGCTGGAGGTGGCCTTGAATTCCTTGG cagcagagtgcaggccgcagtttgctttcacctggaggggcatccagtacacatggaatcgcttgccccaggggtggaaacacagtcctaccatctgccatggactgatccagaccacgctggagcaaggtgaagctccagaacacttgcaatatattgatgacatcatcgtatggggcgacacagcgaaagaagtcttcgagaaaggtgagagaataattcatattcttttggatgctggttttgccataaaacgaagtaaggtcaagggacctgcacgagagatccagtttttaggaataaaatggcaagatggccgtcgtcagatcccaatggatgtgatcaacaaaattgcagcaatgtctccacctactaataagaaggagacacagactttcttgggcgttgtaggtttttggagaatgcatattcctgactacagccacattgtgagccctctctatcgagtgactcgtaaaaagaaccgatttgagtggggccctgaacaacgacaagcctttgaacaaattaagcgtgagataactcatgcggtggcccttggaccagtccgaactggactagatgttaaaaatgtgctctacaccgcagccggagataatggacttacctggagcctctggcagaaagcaccaggagaaacccgaggtcgacccttaggtttttggagtcgaggatacaaaggatctgaggccaactatactccaactgaaaaggagatactagcagcatatgaaggagttcgagctgcttcagaagtgatcggcactgaagcacagctcctcctggcacctcgactgccggtgctgaactggatgttcaaagggacggttccctctccacatcatgcaaccgaagttacatggagtaaatggattgcactgatcacgcaacgagctcgaattggaagtcccaaccgtccagggatattagaagttattacagactggccagaaagcaaagactttgggatgtctccagatgaggaggaagtaaaacgtgctgaagaagcaccaccatataatacgctttcagagactgataagcagtatgcactgttcacagatggatcctgtcgtcttgtaggaaaacatcgaaggtggaaagctgctgtgtggagtcccacacgacaagttacagaagccactgaaggacaaggtgaatccagtcagtttgcagaagtgaaagccatccagctggctttggacattgctgaacgagagaagtggccaatactttatctctatactgactcatggatggtagcaaatgccttgtgggggtggctacagcaatggaagaaaagcaactggcagcgcagaggtaaacccatttgggctgccacactgtggcaagacattgctgctcggctagagagcctgcctgtgaaagttcgtcatgtagatgctcatgtgcctaaaagtcgagccaccgaggaacatctaaacaaccaacaagcggatcaagctgctaagatcaaagtagctgaggtggacttggattggcaacataaaggtgaacttttcctagctcggtgggcccatgatgcttcagggcatcaaggtagagatgcaacatacaaatgggctcgtgatcgaggggtggatttaactatggacactatttcacaggttattcatgaatgtgaaacttgcgccgaaatcaaacaagcaaaacggttaaaacctgcatggtatggggggcgatggttaaagtataagtatggagaagcttggcagattgattatattacacttccacaaacacgtcaag tgtctttcagatcaagacaatggtga